ATTCGTAACTCAAAAAATCGCAATGGGCATGGCCGGGTTGATAGCTGACTCCTAACTCCCCGCCATCAATCAGCAGAAACAGGACTTCATCACGATAAACAAAATAACCGCTTTGGGGTAATGCTCGTTTGCTTGCTGTCTTTTTCTGCTGAAGCGGCTCTTTTAAAACTTGTGTAAAATATTGTCCAATTTGTTTAGTCGAAGGCGCAATGCCCAGGGCCGTATCGCCCATAAGCGGTAATTGTCCAGCCGGTTGGGTAATCGTTTCCAGCCAATGCCACATCAATCGAGCCTTATCGATTAATTCTTCGTTAAATTTTAATAAGCTATGCTCAAACTCCGTTCGGAATGACTTCCTGACAGAGATTAAATTAATAACATCAAGCACATCTACTAAAACTAACGCATGGTACATGGGGCTGCGTTCGTAATGACCGCCGTCCGCTAAAACTTGCTTTTCCAGTTCTTTTCGGACCAGGCGAAGCCCCTTTTTAATCCAGCGCTGTTCATCAAAAAACAAGCCGGCAAAAAGCAGAGTTTTTACATTGACCCAGAGATGATTAGCCTGCAGGTGCTTTTCAAAAAAATGAGTTAAATAGTCCACCTGTTGAAAAAGATTGGTTAAAAATTTTTTGCTGAGTGAAGGCTCTTGCTTAAAAAAATCGAGATAGGCATCGTAGAAAAAAATCCAGTTAACGGCGCGTAAGGAAATAGGATACGGTTCCCAACCAATACCCTGCCCTATTGGGTTATTTTCCATCCAGTCTTCAAGAATTTCTTTCGCCAGGTCAAAATTTTTCTGATTCACATCATGAGTTAAGGGGATAAGATATTCAAAATAATGTAGATTGTACAACCAGAGTTTGGGTTTGGTCGCGTCAGACCAGCAAATTTTTTCTTTGTAAATGCTTTCAATATTCAAAAATTCAAATTTGTTTTCAGACAAATTCTGTACGGCGTACTTTGAATAACATCGTTTTGTTAAATTTAGGGGCAGCGGCAATCCTGAAAACCTTTGTTTTTTAACCTTCTTCACGATGGCCGGTTTTAACAGAGTCCTTTTTAAAACAAAGTTTAAGCGGCCGACGACTTGGACCGGTTTTAAAAATTTAAGCGTATGCCAGTAAAGCAACCATTTCATGTGAATTTCAATCCATTTTTTTAGTAAACAACGTTAAAAAGGTACGATTTTTTTTAGAAAAAATAAAATTTTGGGGATTTCAATTACGCCAGTTTAAAATCATCGCCAATGTTTAATTTTGGTGGCATGAGTCAGGCAACTATTAAAATATTTTCGTATTAGAAGCACGAAAAAAAGTCGCTGGCTTGCAGCCTGTTACAAAAAGCAAGAAAGAGAAACTCAGGGAAAAGCTAAAAACTTGAATTAAGCGTTTTATTAAAAAGTAAGATTTTTTATTTCAATTCGTAAGACCAGTAGTATTTAATCTTTTGGTTTTTTAATTCTTCCTCGGCGCGGGGATGGAACTGATAAGCCAGAGCCAGAGGAAAAATCGGTTTATCCAAATGTTTTTTTACTCTTGCCAAAAGTTTCAAAAATTGCTTAACATCTTTTAAGCCGAACTGGGCCTTGCTTTCGCCAATCACGATGATCTCGTCGCCGTTTTTTCGCCCTTCGCCGTAAATATTGATTTCATCAAATTTCCCGGAGGGATAAACAATATTTCTACGGATTAATCGAGGCACTTTGATGGCAAATTCATCTTCCAGCAATTTTCTCAAAGGTTCAAAGGAACGATCTTCAAGAGAATAGCCAATGGTATTGCTAATACCACCCAATTGGTCTTCAATATTACCAACGCGTCTGGTTAATTTCTGAACTTGCAGTTCTGTTTGCTTCTGTGCTTGCGCCAGTTCTTCCAATCGATGCTCAGTGCGTTTTTGTGCTTCTGCTAATTCATTGACACGTCCCGCCAACTTATCAAGACGTTGTTCGGTGCGCTTTTGCGCTTCGGCTAACTCATTGACGCGTCCCGCCAACTCACTAAGACGTTGTTCGGTGCGCTTTTGTGCTTCGACTAATTCATTGACGCGTCCTGTCAACTCATCGAGACGTTGTTCGGTGCGCTTTTGCGCCTCTGCTAAATCAGCGACGACCTCTTTTAATTCATTGAACTCTTTCTTTGTCACAGCATCTGACAAATCCTGATAGATTTGCCCCAACACCTCTGTTAGCTTTGAGGCAGCCTGCTCGCCAAAATTTTCTTTTAATTCTTCGTAAATTTTAAAAGTATCTAACATCTTTTAACCTCAATACGTTACCAATAATATAATCAAAACCACAGGCAAATGAAAGAAAAGTGCACTTAAAAAATTTAACTCTAAATCTAAAAAATAGTTTAATAGAAAATTTAGCATGAAATATTTAATTTTGCATCAGCTTAATTGCTGTTTTTGAGCTTGGTACCCATACTTATGGTGTAACCATTTTTCCACAGGCCGATACATTCCGTGTCTGAGAATACCGTGAAATAGCAGCTTCATTTTATTAAAACGGAAAAATGGCTGTTCCTGTTTGAATTTCAAGAGGTCGCTCTCTAAGTTAGGGCCATAGTTCTTTCGGTATTGCGGGAAAAGCGTTTTTTTTACAAATTCATAAATTTGCAAATCGTTCTGATTCATTTTTTTTATTTGTTCCAGGGTTTCTTTCGAAATTTGCTGGTTGCTTTTTTGTCTGTTCACATTTTGAATCTCATAATGCATGTTGTAACCGTTCAGGCGCAGGAAATATTTTAACAATAATAAGGATTCGTCAAATTGTTCCACCAGGCCTACAAACTTAAATTTCTCCTTCAAATATTGAATGGCCAGACCGGCATCATCTTTTCCGCAAATCCTTTTGGTCATAAAATTATTGAAATGTCCGTCTTGAATAAAAGATTGAATATCCCAATCAATGTGCATAATCTGTTTATGATAAAAATATTGTGAAATAAAACGTTCTACCGGGTGGCGTAAAAATGTAAAATAGACGATGTCTTTACCAACGGCTTGTTCGTAATTTAAGTAAACGCGCGTGGTATGTCCGCCAAAACCATGAAAGTAGGGGAATAATTTGAAAAATATTTTCGCTTCCTGAGTTGAAAAAACGTTTTCCGGGTCATTGGCCCGAAGGACCCAGGGAGATAATGTAATGTATCGGAACGTATTGTTCTTGAAAATTGAATGCAAGGTAATCCCTGCGGCTTTCTCTATGTGCACAAAGCAGAACAAGGGGCCTTCTTCCTTAATTTGAATCCAACTCTTTCCAATAAGCAGAAAGCGACATCGCTTTTTGTTCAATTTTCGCCTGTTCGACAAGCAAAGTGGCCAGATGCACTTCAAACAGCTCTTCTGCAGGGATGAGCGGTTGGCCTGATTTTTCCACACTCTCCAGGAATCTCTTTATCTCCTGAAAATGGCCTTTATCCTGCTTTAAGCCCGTCTCTTTAACCGGCGAGCCGTAGCTGACCAAACTTTTAAAATTGTCAATCTGAAACACGCGTTGCGAACTGAACACTTCCACGCGTTCCTTGGGAAAGCGCGCATGCCCATTGGCCAGGTAATGGATGCAAGCCTGCGAGCCATCTTCAAAACTTAATAAAATCATGGTCTTGTCTTCGTCGGTTTCTGAATGACCATGGGTGGAAAGCGCCTGCACCGTTTTAATGGACGCCCCAACAAAAAAACGCGCCAGATCAATAAAATGGCAGCCTTCGCCAATAATGCGGCCGCCGCCCATCACAGGGTCATGCACCCAGTGTTCCTGTGGAATGTATCCGGCATTGACGGTAATGATGATCGAAATCGGATTCCCGCGTTCCTCAAGCGCTCTTTTCAACTTTTGACTAAAAGGCGAAAAACGACGATTAAAACCGACCATTAAATGTTGCTCCGGATATTGTTTTGCGGCCTGGTACACCTCTTTTAATTGCTCCAGGGTTACAGCCAGCGGCTTTTCTACAAACACGTGCTTGTTGTTCTGTAAGGCCTGGATCACCAGTCTGGCATGAGAATCGTGCCGCGTGCTGATGAACACCGTATTAATTTCCGGATCCTGCAAAACAAGATTATGGTCTGAGGTTGCTTTGGGGATGCCGAATTTTTTAGCGGCCACGCTGGCGCTTAGACCATCAGAAGAAGCAACCATTTGAAGGGGCGCGCCCAGTTTTTTTAAATGGGGCAACAACATGGATTTAGCAAAATTTCCCACGCCAATAAAGCCGATGCTCAGTTTATCGACTTTTTGTTTGGCTTTATCGGGCAATGGCTGAAAATGTACCATGGAATCTCTTTTAACCTGTCCCTGGTACTCTAAAATTATGCCAATCGGATTTTCCTTTTCAATGGTTTCGTAGGCTTTAACGGCCTGTTCAAAGGGAAAGCGATGGGTGATTAATCGGTCAACGTGAATCTTCTTTTGCTCCAGTAAAAACAAAAAAGCTTCCATATTGCGTTTAGCTGTCCAGCGCACATAGGGCAAGGGGTAATCGTTCCCGCCTTCATACTGTGGATCGTAGCGTCCCGGACCGTAAGCGCTGCTCACCTGAAAGGTAAGTTCTTTTTCATAGAATAAATTACGCGGCACGGTAATGGGAATAACGCCAATCAACACAATTCTTCCGCGTTTGCGTGACATCAATGCGCACTGACTGAGAACGTCTTCCGAAGCTGTTGAAGCGGTAATAATCACGGCATCGGCGCCGAGACCATTTGTCTTTCCCAGAACGTACTCAATATTTTCCGGGATTGATTTAGATTGAGCAGCCTCAATTCCAAATGTTTTGGCAAATTCAACCTTTTCTTTGATAACATCAAAAGCCAGCACGTGGCAGCCATTGGCCTGCAAAATTTGAGCCGTAAGCTGCCCCAACAGCCCCAGACCTACCACAACCACCGTTTCGCCAATGGTCGGATTGGCCAGCCGCACACCCTCCAGACAAATGGAACCGGCCACCGTAAAAGAAGCGGCTTCATCGCTCACCGAATCGGGAATAGCCGCCGCTAATGTCCATGGAACACGAACCATTTCGGCATGTGGCCCGTTGGAAACCACGCGTTGACCAATTTCAAATTGATCCACTAATTGACCTTTATCAACAAT
This sequence is a window from Caldithrix abyssi DSM 13497. Protein-coding genes within it:
- a CDS encoding heparinase II/III family protein, which encodes MKWLLYWHTLKFLKPVQVVGRLNFVLKRTLLKPAIVKKVKKQRFSGLPLPLNLTKRCYSKYAVQNLSENKFEFLNIESIYKEKICWSDATKPKLWLYNLHYFEYLIPLTHDVNQKNFDLAKEILEDWMENNPIGQGIGWEPYPISLRAVNWIFFYDAYLDFFKQEPSLSKKFLTNLFQQVDYLTHFFEKHLQANHLWVNVKTLLFAGLFFDEQRWIKKGLRLVRKELEKQVLADGGHYERSPMYHALVLVDVLDVINLISVRKSFRTEFEHSLLKFNEELIDKARLMWHWLETITQPAGQLPLMGDTALGIAPSTKQIGQYFTQVLKEPLQQKKTASKRALPQSGYFVYRDEVLFLLIDGGELGVSYQPGHAHCDFLSYEFSVKGRRIIVDSGIGEYLPGRLRNQARSIYSHNTLVINGLEQGEIWSAFRMGRRIVPEDVQYKLEPVFEFRGAYYNRLNKKLAYWHQRTIRINQAIEFEDQWKTKKLQVVENLIHLHPECQVEFASGVVRIKRDDLLLSLVFDGQKVKAELRDWFYVPEFGNVLPASMIVLQPKEREATEMRYRINLL
- a CDS encoding sulfotransferase family 2 domain-containing protein — translated: MHIEKAAGITLHSIFKNNTFRYITLSPWVLRANDPENVFSTQEAKIFFKLFPYFHGFGGHTTRVYLNYEQAVGKDIVYFTFLRHPVERFISQYFYHKQIMHIDWDIQSFIQDGHFNNFMTKRICGKDDAGLAIQYLKEKFKFVGLVEQFDESLLLLKYFLRLNGYNMHYEIQNVNRQKSNQQISKETLEQIKKMNQNDLQIYEFVKKTLFPQYRKNYGPNLESDLLKFKQEQPFFRFNKMKLLFHGILRHGMYRPVEKWLHHKYGYQAQKQQLS
- a CDS encoding bi-domain-containing oxidoreductase codes for the protein MKQLIQYFRTGELELIDAPAPKAPPQSLVIESRRSLISVGTEKMMLDFGKASYLAKAKQQPDRVKQVLDKIKTEGLISTAQAVWNKLNEPTHLGYSNVGVIVDKGQLVDQFEIGQRVVSNGPHAEMVRVPWTLAAAIPDSVSDEAASFTVAGSICLEGVRLANPTIGETVVVVGLGLLGQLTAQILQANGCHVLAFDVIKEKVEFAKTFGIEAAQSKSIPENIEYVLGKTNGLGADAVIITASTASEDVLSQCALMSRKRGRIVLIGVIPITVPRNLFYEKELTFQVSSAYGPGRYDPQYEGGNDYPLPYVRWTAKRNMEAFLFLLEQKKIHVDRLITHRFPFEQAVKAYETIEKENPIGIILEYQGQVKRDSMVHFQPLPDKAKQKVDKLSIGFIGVGNFAKSMLLPHLKKLGAPLQMVASSDGLSASVAAKKFGIPKATSDHNLVLQDPEINTVFISTRHDSHARLVIQALQNNKHVFVEKPLAVTLEQLKEVYQAAKQYPEQHLMVGFNRRFSPFSQKLKRALEERGNPISIIITVNAGYIPQEHWVHDPVMGGGRIIGEGCHFIDLARFFVGASIKTVQALSTHGHSETDEDKTMILLSFEDGSQACIHYLANGHARFPKERVEVFSSQRVFQIDNFKSLVSYGSPVKETGLKQDKGHFQEIKRFLESVEKSGQPLIPAEELFEVHLATLLVEQAKIEQKAMSLSAYWKELDSN